In Macadamia integrifolia cultivar HAES 741 chromosome 12, SCU_Mint_v3, whole genome shotgun sequence, the following are encoded in one genomic region:
- the LOC122057718 gene encoding protein ENHANCED DISEASE RESISTANCE 4-like, with product MTSIATAEVRFVRCPKCGKVLVEPKHPLYTCGGCGVILKAKNRKNGRSVSSGSLEKSSQKNQLEHDAGFAKLTSSGQTENHCDIKECSSNLNTKEQAESADCSIEPSGNRNLNGVSLGESECLSDLNVIKQLEDQLEHDSEDVKSTGSVPIENYSDNKECSSDLSVKDQIESTDCFIEPSEPSESSNFLNGVSSGDSDLSSDLNVTDQVEVSSGDSECSSNLNAKEKMESTDCCIEPSENKNFLNGVSSGDSECSSDPSMKERIESTACSMKPSGSRNFLNGVSAGDSLGLDDGKEQIESGNCAIKQSGSTSFLKGVSSGDFSSHEREENSSEAGRNTQTDEHDASQSPDSELSSGGNSSSIASQRQSDESNPTKMNLAALKKQLQQSQETSHHESDNTRSVETVEASRTAENGKISEGLSGTPDGISKYPTARSCHAYDGSVSSYDERDDQVPEQPSHLPKRSWFKRQVEAEFPPNKERPRREDGLKNKIGNNPEVRHQGRKLLSISSGEKHGLKWEGSKIQAQGQLGSPDSDGLHPRKNWMRTERDGFWSRESFQRGFPSDYENGRPSNYRHEEFPRRTSSCSSSKADYFEQMELLRKLDELRDQLRRSYTQRGMANGRFPPRSTQQVKQQPLCHSYEQLDSKVPYSHDANYHRHPHAPYGPRKNRCQKCESSQVHFSGQGTNCRNHVGYSCYHCCPKDWQCRTRLPPSGTSYNNMGRSAHRCCEPYGSSSATQPKNTNSCFSQQGCRMHYQDKGFMDHDLQKKYYRDRRHPIKKYCQPIAGGAPFVICYMCSTLLQLPKDFLSQKRIYQLQCSACSQVLKFSLQNRTHIIPEVDNSSDAITGRNLVSISHANDCPQGEPVSYSDNCETSRSKSSSTEGGVLPFPILQGNEEVPEDSHSEEKVQGKNKSVFKQSGSHYKTYSEVSESTVASLEGKVAPRVSSSPLHQLLGYSSPSELINGH from the exons ATGACCAGTATAGCAACTGCTGAAGTCCGATTTGTTCGATGTCCCAAATGTGGAAAGGTTCTCGTTGAACCCAAACATCCACTGTATACGTGTGGTGGATGTGGTGTCATCCTTAAAG CCAAAAATCGTAAAAATGGAAGAAGTGTAAGCTCTGGATCACTTGAAAAAAGTTCTCAAAAGAACCAATTGGAACATGATGCTGGATTTGCAAAATTAACCAGCTCAGGACAAACGGAGAACCACTGTGACATAAAAGAGTGTTCATCGAATCTGAATACGAAAGAGCAAGCTGAATCTGCAGATTGCAGCATTGAGCCATCTGGAAATAGGAACTTAAATGGAGTTTCTTTGGGTGAATCCGAATGTTTGTCAGATCTGAATGTGATAAAGCAATTGGAGGATCAATTGGAGCATGATTCTGAAGACGTAAAATCAACCGGTTCAGTTCCAATAGAAAACTACTCTGACAACAAAGAATGTTCATCAGATTTGAGTGTAAAAGACCAAATTGAATCTACAGATTGTTTTATTGAGCCATCTGAGCCATCTGAAAGTAGCAACTTCTTAAATGGAGTTTCTTCAGGTGATTCAGATTTATCTTCAGATCTGAATGTGACTGACCAAGTTGAAGTTTCTTCAGGTGATTCAGAATGTTCATCAAATCTGAATGCAAAGGAGAAAATGGAATCCACAGATTGTTGTATTGAGCCATCTGAAAATAAGAACTTCTTAAATGGAGTTTCTTCAGGTGATTCTGAATGTTCATCAGATCCGAGTATGAAGGAGAGAATTGAATCTACAGCTTGTAGTATGAAGCCATCGGGAAGTAGGAACTTCTTGAATGGAGTTTCTGCGGGTGATTCGTTGGGTCTTGATGATGGGAAAGAGCAAATTGAATCTGGAAATTGTGCCATCAAGCAATCTGGAAGCACAAGTTTCTTAAAAGGAGTCTCTTCAGGTGATTTTAGTTCTcatgaaagggaagaaaattcaTCAGAAGCTGGAAGGAATACACAAACAGATGAACATGATGCAAGCCAAAGTCCCGACAGCGAACTGTCTTCTGGGGGAAATAGCTCATCCATTGCATCTCAGAGACAATCTGATGAGAGCAATCCCACGAAAATGAATTTAGCAGCTTTGAAGAAACAGTTGCAGCAATCTCAGGAGACTTCTCACCATGAATCTGACAATACAAGATCAGTAGAGACAGTTGAGGCTTCAAGAACTGCAGAAAACGGCAAAATTTCAGAGGGTCTCAGTGGTACACCTGATGGTATTTCAAAGTATCCAACAGCCAGAAGCTGTCATGCTTATGATGGTAGTGTTTCCTCTTATGATGAAAGGGATGACCAGGTCCCTGAGCAACCTTCACACCTACCTAAAAGATCTTGGTTCAAACGCCAAGTGGAAGCAGAGTTTCCTCCTAACAAGGAGAGGCCAAGAAGGGAGGATGGGTTGAAGAATAAGATTGGTAACAATCCAGAAGTGCGGCATCAAGGGAGAAAGTTATTGTCAATATCATCAGGTGAGAAGCATGGTCTGAAGTGGGAAGGATCCAAAATCCAAGCACAGGGGCAATTGGGTTCACCCGACTCTGATGGTCTCCATCCAAGAAAGAATTGGATGAGAACAGAAAGAGATGGTTTTTGGTCTAGGGAGTCCTTCCAAAGGGGTTTCCCCAGTGACTATGAGAATGGCAGGCCTTCAAACTATAGGCATGAAGAGTTTCCACGCAGAACAAGCTCATGTTCTTCTAGCAAAGCTGACTACTTTGAACAAATGGAACTATTAAGAAAGTTGGATGAATTGAGAGATCAACTTCGTAGATCATACACTCAGAGAGGAATGGCAAATGGAAGGTTTCCTCCCAGAAGCACCCAGCAGGTGAAGCAGCAACCACTGTGTCATAGTTATGAACAACTTGACTCCAAAGTTCCATACAGTCATGATGCAAACTATCATAGGCATCCTCATGCACCATATGGGCCAAGAAAAAACAGGTGCCAAAAATGTGAATCTTCACAAGTGCATTTCTCAGGACAGGGTACAAATTGTAGGAACCATGTTGGTTATTCCTGCTATCATTGTTGCCCAAAAGATTGGCAATGCCGGACCCGGTTGCCACCCTCTGGCACTAGCTATAACAATATGGGCCGTTCTGCTCACAGGTGCTGCGAACCTTATGGTTCCAGTTCTGCTACTCAGCCGAAGAATACCAACTCATGTTTCTCACAACAAGGATGCCGGATGCACTACCAGGACAAGGGGTTTATGGACCATGATTTGCAGAAAAAGTACTATCGAGATAGACGTCATCCCATTAAGAAATATTGCCAACCCATTGCTGGTGGAGCTCCTTTTGTTATCTGCTATATGTGCTCTACACTGTTGCAGCTACCCAAAGATTTTCTATCACAGAAAAGGATATATCAGCTACAATGCAGTGCCTGTTCACAGGTACTTAAATTTTCACTTCAAAACAGAACTCATATCATCCCTGAGGTTGATAACAGTAGTGATGCCATCACTGGGAGGAACTTGGTATCTATATCTCATGCCAATGACTGTCCACAAGGGGAGCCAGTTTCCTATTCTGACAATTGTGAAACCTCAAGGTCCAAGAGTAGTTCTACTGAGGGTGGTGTTCTTCCATTTCCAATCCTTCAAGGTAATGAGGAGGTGCCTGAAGACAGCCATTCAGAAGAAAAAGTACAGGGGAAGAACAAGTCAGTCTTCAAACAATCTGGAAGCCATTATAAGACTTACAGTGAAGTATCTGAATCAACCGTTGCATCCTTGGAAGGGAAAGTGGCGCCACGAGTATCTAGTTCACCACTTCATCAGCTTTTGGGTTACTCTTCCCctagtgaactgattaatggacATTGA
- the LOC122057556 gene encoding exocyst complex component EXO70H1-like, whose product MYSPHREESLNQKWKCLCKREISSFNGRRSICFTPSKDFAITSSSPPSISPRSPLRSTSTLSESMMEENLEQAESIITKWNPDTSSFAKFTSLFHESRREAKEFLKSINALQRAMHFFVSHHPFSEKLVRAQNLMQIAMKRLKKEFYQILSANRDYLDPEYVSARSSISRGSVRSSTSDHEDDAGSEDEIHVAGESISQVEQFSALAMCDLRSIAECMISSGYGKECVEIYKTMRKSIVDEALYKLGVERLSSSKIQKMDWEVLELKIKSWLNAVKIAVKSLFYGERIVCDHVLSASDSIRESCFSEITKEGAITLFGFPESVAKIHKGKSPEKMFRMLDLCELISELFPDIESIFSFESTSVIRSQALNSLINLIDAIGTMLLELESAINKDSSKSPIPGGGLHPLTRYVMNYLSRLTDYSRTLSDVVADWPLPEHVSLPQFYFESPNLNDNPSSLMIRLAWIILVLLCKLDRKAERYKDSALGYLFLTNNLQYVVKKVETSNLRYLLGEDWISKQEAKVKQYTASYERIGWSKVLSALSAITENPTATTISAEEAKDCFKNFNSAFEWTYRTQSCWVFKGRKLREEIKVSIAMKLMPRYRALYSKYRALLRTENDLGSIFRFTPDDLANHLSDLFYGTRASGSAYCSPAQSPRHCLRPTFPLRVKLF is encoded by the coding sequence ATGTACAGTCCTCACAGAGAAGAATCACTAAACCAGAAATGGAAATGCCTTTGTAAGAGAGAAATTTCGTCGTTCAATGGAAGGAGGAGCATCTGCTTCACTCCCTCCAAGGATTTTGCCATTActtcatcttctcctccttcaaTTTCTCCTCGTTCTCCTCTGAGAAGTACCAGTACCTTATCCGAATCCATGATGGAAGAGAACTTGGAGCAAGCCGAATCCATAATCACCAAGTGGAATCCCGACACCTCCTCCTTCGCCAAATTCACTTCTCTCTTCCACGAGAGCCGCCGCGAAGCCAAGGAATTCCTCAAATCCATCAACGCTTTGCAGCGCGCTATGCACTTCTTCGTCTCCCACCACCCCTTCTCTGAAAAGCTTGTCCGAGCTCAGAACCTGATGCAGATCGCCATGAAGCGTCTAAAGAAGGAATTCTACCAGATTCTCTCAGCCAATCGCGATTACCTCGACCCTGAATACGTATCTGCTCGATCCAGCATTTCCCGCGGCTCTGTTAGATCAAGCACCTCCGACCACGAAGACGACGCCGGCTCCGAGGACGAGATTCATGTCGCCGGCGAATCCATTTCACAGGTCGAGCAGTTCTCTGCACTCGCCATGTGCGACCTCAGGTCTATCGCCGAATGCATGATTTCGTCCGGCTACGGCAAAGAGTGCGTCGAGATCTACAAGACGATGAGAAAGTCTATCGTTGATGAGGCTCTGTACAAGCTCGGAGTCGAGCGTCTCTCTTCTTCGAAGATTCAAAAGATGGACTGGGAGGTCCTCGAGCTCAAGATTAAAAGCTGGCTCAACGCCGTCAAGATTGCAGTGAAATCACTCTTCTATGGAGAAAGGATCGTCTGCGATCACGTCTTATCCGCTTCCGATTCCATCAGAGAGTCCTGTTTCTCAGAAATCACCAAAGAAGGAGCCATCACTCTGTTCGGGTTCCCGGAATCCGTGGCCAAGATCCACAAGGGAAAGTCACCGGAGAAGATGTTCAGAATGCTCGACCTCTGTGAACTCATATCCGAACTCTTTCCCGACATTGAATCAATCTTCTCCTTCGAATCCACCTCTGTCATCCGGTCTCAAGCTTTGAACTCACTCATCAATCTCATCGACGCTATTGGAACAATGttattggaattggaatccGCCATTAACAAGGATTCATCAAAATCCCCAATCCCAGGAGGAGGTCTCCATCCACTGACCCGATACGTGATGAATTACCTATCTCGCCTCACCGATTACAGCAGAACCCTCTCCGATGTTGTAGCCGATTGGCCTTTGCCGGAGCATGTGTCTCTGCCGCAATTTTATTTCGAAAGCCCAAACCTTAACGATAACCCATCATCCTTAATGATTCGACTCGCTTGGATCATACTTGTGCTCCTCTGCAAGCTCGACAGGAAAGCAGAACGATACAAAGACTCTGCCTTGGGATATCTGTTCCTTACCAACAATTTACAGTACGTGGTGAAGAAGGTTGAGACTTCCAATCTCAGGTATCTATTGGGAGAGGATTGGATATCGAAGCAGGAAGCGAAGGTGAAACAATACACGGCGAGCTACGAGAGGATTGGATGGAGTAAGGTCTTATCGGCTTTATCAGCGATAACGGAAAATCCAACAGCCACAACGATTTCAgcagaagaagccaaagattgcttcaagaacttcaatTCGGCCTTCGAGTGGACATACAGAACACAATCGTGTTGGGTCTTCAAGGGTAGGAAGCTCAGGGAAGAGATTAAGGTGTCCATAGCCATGAAACTCATGCCAAGGTATCGGGCGTTGTATAGCAAGTATCGGGCTTTGCTGAGAACGGAAAATGATTTGGGATCAATTTTCAGGTTTACTCCTGATGATCTGGCGAATCATTTATCCGATCTGTTCTACGGCACCAGAGCTTCAGGGAGTGCGTATTGTTCTCCGGCGCAATCGCCCAGACACTGTTTACGTCCAACTTTTCCTTTGCGTGTGAAATTATTTTAG
- the LOC122057273 gene encoding probable RNA-binding protein EIF1AD, which translates to MKSGRKNLKRASKEEIPTLLKGQSIMQVVSLLGSNQIQVIDAEGQKSVALFPAKFQKCMWIRQGSFVVVDDSGKEKALESGSKVACLVLQVLFYEQVHALRKSTEWPEIFKTAVPNDSKCYMQTATSNPEELNSSDSDDLAPLEGNLNRTRPIELYSDSDSNSDAES; encoded by the exons ATGAAAAGTGGTCGGAAGAATCTGAAGAGAGCATCCAAGGAAGAAATTCCAACTCTGCTCAAAGGCCAAAGCATAATGCAAGTTGTATCTCTTCTTGGTTCGAATCAAATTCAG GTAATAGATGCAGAAGGGCAGAAATCAGTGGCGTTATTTCCAGCCAAATTTCAAAAGTGTATGTGGATTAGACAAG GGAGCTTTGTTGTGGTGGATGATAGTGGGAAGGAGAAGGCCCTTGAATCTGGCAGCAAGGTGGCATGCCTGGTTTTGCAAGTTCTATTTTATGAGCAAGTTCATGCACTTCGGAAATCTACAGAGTG GCCAGAAATTTTCAAAACAGCAGTCCCGAATGATTCGAAATGCTATATGCAAACAGCCACCTCCAATCCTGAAGAATTGAATTCAAGTGACAGTGATGATCTTGCCCCACTGGAGGGTAATCTGAACAGAACCAGACCCATTGAGTTGtattcagattcagattcaaATTCAGATGCAGAATCTTAA
- the LOC122057915 gene encoding putative disease resistance RPP13-like protein 1 has translation MEKISDDIIVSLLVAVLLEKLSSQALRDFGLVWCVLSELRTLSDVLENIQGLLNFAEQAQTKNHLVKHCLRNLRDVAYSAEDILDEFIYEARKEKDERYVGGRFKEVRFFHFNLNANGILRKEEIIPLLNDELINKLVEIEKKLEVHYCRGSEICRSNDEIDTRAKSGSLVDEHFILGRKEDADEIKYKLLSNPHENKKQGSSVIAIVGLGGLGKTTLAQLVYNDPDVEKHFERRAWVCVSTNFNAVSLTSAILESLTRRNPNLNNLEPLQCELRDEIRGKRSLIVLDDVWTEKDNDWEALRVAFMAAGEGSRIIVTTRSRKVSSMMHPMYTHDLKILSDEECWSIMERQISIDYGSIAPSLEAVGRNIARKCKGLPLAATMLAGLLRSSSDINHWQLVLNSCMWELEGCNWPAALSLSYYFLPTHLKQCFAYCSVFPLDYKFDKQYLIQLWMAERFIGSNTRRKEKGGQYFDDLLHRSFFQHDNENKERFVMHDLVHDLAQAVSGEVYGRFECGKSCRSSKETRYLSICCVKYLFKDKTHDHKRLCTLVNLDRCYCLGSYNFLESFGGLRYLRVLHLYGIWMLPSDIGNLKYLHYINLSYARIQQLPESLCDLYNLQSLILRHSGIRELPRGMKYLCNLLHLDISWCRHLSSMPQGIGRLSSLKTLSKFPVSKDDGCGIRELKEMWQLEGTLSICSLQNVIDPLDAREADLMNKPKIDELELRWDGRGDREVEVLEGLQPHTYLKSLHIHNYHGLTFPRWLMIDLPSYNKLVSLTLSSFRECQILPQIGELPLLESLCIKDMLELEEWSSSGREETEFPSLLRLAIDNCRKLRMLPQPLLSCPRLCELSINDCPRLRLLPHEGLSRLNCLKDLYLGYEMEELVQSLDETETLPPNLNRLSIYDCKSLLKGLRNLSSLKHLEFGPCCRINYSPKELPKNLIVSRDW, from the coding sequence ATGGAAAAAATTAGTGATGACATAATTGTATCCCTTCTTGTAGCAGTCTTGCTTGAGAAATTATCTTCACAAGCATTAAGGGATTTTGGATTAGTTTGGTGTGTGCTAAGTGAGCTACGTACACTCTCAGATGTTCTTGAGAACATTCAAGGATTGCTAAATTTTGCAGAGCAAGCACAAACAAAGAATCACTTGGTTAAACACTGCCTCAGAAACCTCAGAGATGTTGCTTACAGTGCTGAGGACATATTGGATGAGTTCATCTATGAAGCTCGTAAGGAAAAAGATGAACGATATGTAGGTGGAAGATTCAAAGAGGTACGTTTCTTTCACTTTAACTTAAATGCAAATGGGATTTTACGTaaagaagaaatcatacctCTTCTAAATGATGAACTCATAAATAAATTAGTGGAGATTGAGAAGAAACTTGAAGTTCACTATTGTCGAGGGTCAGAAATTTGTAGATCTAATGATGAAATAGATACTAGGGCAAAGAGTGGCTCTCTTGTTGATGAGCATTTCATTTTAGGGAGGAAGGAAGATGCagatgaaataaaatataagttGTTGTCAAATccacatgaaaataaaaaacagggTTCATCTGTTATTGCCATTGTTGGATTGGGAGGTTTAGGCAAGACAACTCTAGCCCAGCTTGTCTATAATGATCCTGATGTGGAGAAACATTTTGAAAGAAGAGCTTGGGTTTGTGTTTCTACTAATTTTAATGCTGTGAGTTTGACCTCTGCAATTCTAGAGTCTTTGACAAGGAGAAACCCTAACTTGAACAACCTAGAACCACTTCAATGTGAGTTGAGAGATGAAATCAGGGGGAAGAGATCTTTAATCGTCTTAGATGATGTTTGGACTGAAAAGGACAATGATTGGGAAGCTCTTagagttgcattcatggcagcAGGGGAAGGAAGTAGAATAATAGTAACAACTCGAAGTAGAAAAGTTTCTTCAATGATGCACCCCATGTATACCCATGATCTAAAAATTTTATCTGATGAAGAGTGTTGGTCAATAATGGAAAGGCAAATATCTATAGATTATGGCTCTATTGCTCCCAGCCTGGAAGCAGTGGGTAGGAACATTGCGAGGAAGTGCAAAGGATTGCCCTTGGCAGCAACTATGCTTGCAGGCCTCTTGCGCTCTAGTTCAGATATAAACCATTGGCAATTAGTCTTGAATAGTTGCATGTGGGAGTTAGAAGGTTGCAATTGGCCTGCTGCTCTAAGTTTAAGCTATTATTTTCTTCCCACACATTTGAAGCAGTGTTTTGCTTATTGTTCTGTATTTCCTCTAGATTATAAATTTGATAAGCAATATCTCATACAACTGTGGATGGCAGAAAGATTTattggatcaaacacaagaaggaaagaaaaagggggccaatattttgatgatttgcTGCATAGGTCTTTCTTTCAGCATGACAATGAAAACAAGGAAAGATTTGTAATGCATGACCTTGTACATGATCTAGCACAAGCAGTGTCAGGTGAGGTGTATGGTAGATTTGAGTGTGGGAAATCATGCCGTAGTTCCAAAGAGACCCGTTATTTGTCCATATGTTGTGTGAAATACTTGTTTAAGGACAAAACACATGATCACAAGAGGTTATGCACATTGGTAAACCTAGATAGGTGTTATTGTTTGGGCAGCTATAATTTTCTTGAATCTTTTGGGGGACTCAGATATTTACGTGTCTTACACTTGTATGGTATTTGGATGCTTCCCAGTGATATTGGCAATTTGAAATACCTACACTATATTAATCTCTCTTATGCTCGCATTCAACAATTACCAGAGTCATTGTGTGATCTTTACAATCTACAATCATTGATACTCCGTCATTCCGGAATACGTGAGTTGCCTAGAGGCATGAAGTATCTATGCAATCTCCTGCATCTAGACATTTCTTGGTGCCGTCACTTATCGTCCATGCCGCAAGGAATTGGGAGATTAAGTAGTCTCAAGACATTGTCAAAGTTTCCTGTCTCAAAAGATGATGGTTGTGGGATTAGAGAGCTGAAGGAGATGTGGCAGCTTGAGGGCACCCTTTCAATCTGCTCACTACAGAATGTGATTGATCCTCTGGATGCTAGGGAAGCTGATTTGATGAATAAGCCGAAAATTGATGAGTTGGAGTTGAGGTGGGATGGCCGTGGTGATAGAGAAGTTGAGGTGCTTGAGGGTTTACAACCTCACACTTACCTGAAGAGTCTACATATCCACAATTACCATGGTTTAACATTTccaagatggttgatgatagaCTTGCCAAGCTATAACAAGCTAGTTTCTCTGACACTCTCCTCCTTCAGGGAATGCCAAATCCTCCCACAGATTGGGGAGCTGCCCCTATTGGAATCTCTGTGCATAAAAGACATGCTTGAGTTGGAGGAGTGGTCTAGCTCTGGACGGGAGGAAACTGAATTCCCTAGCCTCCTAAGGCTAGCCATTGATAACTGTCGCAAGCTGAGGATGCTACCACAACCACTTCTATCCTGTCCGAGACTATGTGAATTGAGTATCAATGACTGTCCAAGGCTCAGGTTGTTGCCTCATGAAGGACTAAGCAGACTCAACTGTCTCAAAGATCTTTATCTTGGATATGAGATGGAAGAATTGGTGCAGTCTTTGGATGAGACTGAGACTTTACCTCCAAATCTGAATCGCCTTTCAATCTATGATTGTAAATCTCTACTCAAGGGGTTGAGAAACTTGTCTTCGCtcaaacatctggagtttggtccATGTTGTAGAATTAACTACAGCCCCAAGGAGCTCCCCAAAAATCTCATTGTGTCTAGGGATTGGTGA